One stretch of Miscanthus floridulus cultivar M001 chromosome 18, ASM1932011v1, whole genome shotgun sequence DNA includes these proteins:
- the LOC136521611 gene encoding uncharacterized protein yields MEVEAAKCECCGFTEECTPEYIAAVRAEYLGRWVCGLCAEAVGDEIRREGSTITTAEALDRHVAFRRAPAEDDLVAAVARLLRRCLVDSPPASPAPPPQSRKVAAGPGCPDGADA; encoded by the coding sequence atggaggtggaggcggcCAAGTGCGAGTGCTGCGGGTTCACGGAGGAGTGCACGCCGGAGTACATCGCGGCGGTGCGCGCCGAGTACCTGGGCCGCTGGGTCTGCGGGCTCTGCGCCGAGGCGGTGGGCGACGAGATCCGGCGCGAGGGCAGCACCATCACCACGGCCGAGGCGCTCGACCGCCACGTCGCGTTCCGGAGGGCGCCCGCGGAGGACGACCTCGTGGCGGCCGTGGCGCGGCTGCTCCGGCGCTGCCTCGTCGACTCGCCGCCCGCGTCGCCTGCGCCACCACCACAGAGCCGGAAGGTGGCCGCGGGGCCCGGGTGCCCCGATGGAGCCGACGCATGA